In Bradyrhizobium sp. CCBAU 051011, the following are encoded in one genomic region:
- a CDS encoding ABC transporter permease yields the protein MTDAALGTIKLATSDELESPARRALRRLFKRKGAVAGLVVIGAFVLLALFAPLISPYEPIATSWSLVRKPPSALHWFGTDELGRDILARVIYGARASLLAGAISVGIALSIGVPLGLLSGYRGGFIDALISRITDAMLACPFLILAIALAAFLGPSLGNAMIAIGISATPIFVRLTRGQVMSVKVEDYVEAARAMGNPRWRIALFHILPNIMPALLVQATLSIAAAIIAEAALSFLGLGQQPPAPSWGSMLNAAQRFLTNAPWMAIWPGLAIFLVVLSFNLVGDGLRDALDPRER from the coding sequence ATGACCGACGCTGCCCTCGGCACGATAAAGTTGGCCACATCCGACGAGTTGGAGAGCCCGGCGCGACGCGCGCTGCGCCGGCTGTTCAAGCGCAAGGGCGCGGTGGCTGGCCTCGTCGTGATCGGCGCTTTCGTGCTGCTCGCGCTGTTTGCGCCGCTGATCTCGCCTTATGAACCGATCGCGACAAGCTGGTCGCTGGTGCGCAAGCCGCCTTCCGCGCTGCACTGGTTCGGCACCGACGAGCTCGGCCGCGACATTCTCGCCCGTGTGATCTATGGCGCGCGGGCGTCGCTCCTGGCCGGCGCCATCTCAGTCGGCATCGCGTTGTCGATCGGCGTGCCGCTCGGCCTGCTGTCGGGCTATCGCGGCGGCTTCATCGACGCCCTGATCAGCCGCATCACGGATGCGATGCTGGCCTGCCCGTTCCTGATCCTCGCGATTGCACTCGCTGCATTCTTAGGCCCCAGCCTCGGCAACGCCATGATCGCGATCGGCATATCGGCGACGCCGATCTTCGTGCGGCTGACCCGCGGCCAGGTGATGAGCGTCAAGGTGGAGGACTATGTCGAGGCCGCGCGCGCCATGGGCAATCCGCGCTGGCGCATCGCGCTGTTTCACATCCTGCCCAACATCATGCCGGCGCTGTTGGTGCAGGCGACGCTGTCGATTGCCGCCGCCATCATCGCGGAAGCCGCGTTGTCCTTCCTCGGCCTCGGCCAACAGCCGCCCGCACCGTCCTGGGGCAGCATGCTGAATGCCGCGCAGCGCTTTCTGACCAACGCGCCGTGGATGGCGATCTGGCCGGGACTGGCTATATTCCTGGTCGTACTGTCGTTCAACCTGGTCGGCGACGGCCTGCGCGATGCGCTGGATCCGAGGGAGCGGTAG
- a CDS encoding DUF1028 domain-containing protein: MTWSIIARDPATGQIGIAVATRFFAVGARVPHIVPGIGGIATQALVNPYYGIDGVKLLREGRSPREVIDTLIATDDGREARQLHVMDIKGRIAAHTGRECVDWCGHIQGDGFSLAGNMLAGAAVLDDTAKTYAANASLPFAQRLITAMKAGEAAGGDKRGKQSAALLIHGEEEWSDLDLRVDDHTDPLAELERLEQVSRERWVHFRPFLPTRKNPAGITDRAVIDASVQAATTGKA; the protein is encoded by the coding sequence ATGACCTGGTCGATCATCGCCCGCGATCCCGCAACCGGCCAGATCGGCATCGCCGTCGCAACCCGGTTTTTTGCGGTCGGCGCGCGCGTGCCGCATATCGTCCCCGGCATCGGCGGCATCGCCACGCAGGCCCTTGTCAATCCCTATTACGGGATCGACGGCGTGAAGCTGCTCCGCGAAGGGCGCAGCCCGCGCGAGGTGATCGATACGCTGATCGCCACGGATGACGGCCGCGAGGCCCGGCAGCTCCATGTCATGGATATCAAGGGCCGCATTGCCGCGCACACCGGCCGCGAATGTGTCGACTGGTGCGGACATATCCAGGGCGACGGCTTTTCCCTCGCCGGCAACATGCTGGCAGGCGCGGCCGTGCTCGACGACACCGCGAAAACCTATGCCGCCAATGCCAGCCTGCCCTTTGCGCAGCGGCTGATCACGGCCATGAAAGCCGGTGAAGCCGCCGGCGGCGACAAGCGCGGCAAGCAATCCGCCGCGCTTCTGATCCATGGCGAGGAGGAATGGTCCGATCTCGACCTACGCGTTGACGACCACACCGATCCGCTTGCCGAACTCGAACGTCTCGAACAGGTCAGCCGTGAGCGCTGGGTGCATTTCCGTCCCTTCCTGCCGACACGGAAGAACCCGGCCGGGATCACCGACCGCGCGGTCATTGACGCCAGCGTTCAAGCCGCGACCACGGGCAAGGCATGA
- a CDS encoding ABC transporter permease: MLNFLARRIVQLIPTLFFVSVLIFSLQQLLPGDPALVMAGEERDPDVIAQIRQQYRLDQPVPIQYVYWVKGVLSGDFGESLRNKVPVRELIAQKLPVTMQLASMAIVIAFLIGIPAGIVSAVKKGTAWDYGANFFALWGISTPNFWLGIMLIFLFSIQLGWLPASGYVPLTENFRASIASTIMPAFVLGNAIAAILMRHTRSAMLQVLESDYVRTARAKGLLERSVILKHAMRNALTPVITLGALELGTLLSGAVLTEQIFSIPGFGKLIVDAVFNRDYAVVQGVVLTTATIYITLNLIADIAYVLVNPRLRA; this comes from the coding sequence ATGCTGAATTTCCTCGCGCGGCGCATCGTCCAGCTCATCCCGACGCTGTTCTTCGTGTCGGTCCTGATCTTCTCGCTGCAGCAATTGCTGCCGGGCGATCCGGCGCTGGTGATGGCGGGCGAGGAACGCGACCCTGACGTCATCGCGCAAATCCGCCAGCAGTACCGGCTCGATCAGCCGGTGCCGATCCAATATGTCTACTGGGTCAAGGGCGTGCTGTCGGGCGATTTCGGCGAATCCCTGCGCAACAAGGTGCCGGTGCGCGAACTGATCGCGCAAAAACTGCCGGTGACGATGCAACTGGCGTCGATGGCGATCGTCATTGCCTTCCTGATCGGCATTCCTGCCGGCATCGTATCGGCGGTGAAGAAAGGCACGGCCTGGGACTACGGCGCCAATTTTTTCGCGCTGTGGGGGATCTCGACGCCGAATTTCTGGCTCGGCATCATGCTGATCTTCCTGTTCTCGATCCAGCTCGGCTGGCTGCCGGCGTCGGGCTATGTGCCGCTGACCGAGAATTTTCGCGCCAGTATCGCCTCCACCATCATGCCGGCTTTCGTTTTGGGGAATGCAATTGCCGCGATCCTGATGCGGCATACCCGCAGCGCCATGCTGCAGGTGCTCGAAAGCGACTACGTCCGCACCGCCCGCGCCAAGGGACTACTGGAACGCTCGGTCATTCTCAAGCACGCCATGCGCAACGCGCTTACGCCGGTGATCACGCTCGGCGCGCTTGAACTCGGCACGCTGTTGTCCGGCGCGGTGCTGACCGAGCAGATCTTCTCGATTCCGGGGTTCGGCAAGCTGATCGTCGACGCCGTGTTCAACCGCGACTACGCTGTCGTGCAAGGCGTCGTGCTGACCACCGCGACGATCTACATCACGCTCAATCTCATTGCCGATATCGCCTATGTGCTCGTCAATCCCCGGCTGAGGGCCTAG
- a CDS encoding gamma-glutamyltransferase family protein, with protein MSNINPDPFTTRPEIEGTFGVVTSTHWIATAVGMSILEKGGNAFDAGVATAFTLQVVEPHLNGPGGDVPIIVHDVKRGRTEVICGQGPAPAKATIAHYKSEGLEMVPGTGLLAACVPGTFESWMLLLRDYGTMRLRDVLEPAIAYAGNGYPLVERASATIQVVEQLFRKHWTTSAAVYLPNNEVPRPGTLFTNTKLSETYARILKEAESAGSDRVAQIERARQSWSQGFVAEAIDKFSRTQEVMDVSGSPHRGVLSADDMARWQPSVEAPLTYDYGRYTVCKPGVWSQGPVMLQQLALLKGFELDGLDPAGPDFIHLQIECAKLAFADREKFYGDPNFTDIPITTLLSDAYNDERRKLISRDKASLDFIPGSVEGFGSVVKLRRAEGHREAVGAMGAGEPTVGRFGEVRGDTVHFDIIDQAGNMVSATPSGGWLQSSPVIPELGFCLGSRAQMFWLEEDHPAALAPGKRPRTTLSPTMALRDGEPYMAWGSPGGDQQDQWTTQFFLRHVHAKLNLQEAIDAPAWHSEHFPISFWPRTARPGVLVLESRVPKATVDTLKGRGHVVEIGPEWSEGRLTAASRVGRRRRAAANPRGMQGYAAGR; from the coding sequence ATGAGCAACATCAATCCCGATCCCTTCACCACTCGACCGGAAATCGAAGGCACCTTCGGCGTGGTTACCTCCACCCACTGGATCGCGACTGCTGTCGGCATGAGCATCCTGGAAAAAGGCGGCAACGCGTTCGATGCCGGCGTCGCCACCGCCTTCACCCTGCAGGTGGTCGAGCCGCATCTGAACGGTCCCGGCGGCGACGTGCCGATCATCGTCCACGACGTCAAACGCGGGCGCACCGAGGTGATCTGCGGCCAGGGTCCCGCGCCTGCAAAGGCCACCATCGCGCATTACAAGAGCGAAGGCCTGGAGATGGTGCCCGGCACCGGCCTGCTCGCGGCTTGTGTGCCCGGCACGTTCGAATCCTGGATGCTGCTGCTGCGCGATTACGGCACGATGCGGCTGCGCGATGTGCTGGAGCCCGCTATTGCCTATGCCGGTAACGGCTATCCGCTGGTCGAGCGCGCGTCCGCAACCATCCAGGTGGTCGAGCAGTTGTTCAGGAAGCACTGGACGACATCGGCGGCGGTCTATCTGCCGAACAATGAAGTGCCGCGGCCGGGCACACTGTTCACCAACACGAAACTCTCGGAAACCTATGCCCGCATCCTGAAAGAAGCGGAGAGCGCGGGCAGCGACCGCGTGGCGCAAATCGAGCGCGCGCGACAATCCTGGTCGCAGGGTTTTGTGGCGGAAGCGATCGACAAATTCTCCCGCACCCAGGAAGTGATGGACGTCTCTGGCTCGCCGCATCGCGGCGTGCTCTCCGCCGACGACATGGCGCGCTGGCAGCCGAGCGTGGAGGCGCCGCTTACTTATGACTATGGCCGCTACACCGTGTGCAAGCCCGGCGTCTGGAGCCAGGGCCCGGTGATGCTGCAACAGCTCGCGTTGCTGAAAGGCTTTGAGCTCGACGGGCTCGATCCGGCCGGTCCCGACTTCATCCATCTGCAGATCGAATGCGCCAAACTCGCCTTCGCCGACCGCGAGAAGTTTTACGGCGATCCCAATTTCACTGACATCCCGATCACGACGTTGTTGTCGGACGCCTACAATGACGAGCGCCGCAAGCTGATCTCGAGAGACAAGGCCTCGCTCGATTTCATCCCCGGCTCGGTCGAAGGTTTTGGATCGGTCGTCAAGCTGCGCCGTGCCGAAGGCCATCGCGAGGCGGTCGGCGCCATGGGCGCGGGCGAGCCGACCGTCGGCCGCTTCGGCGAGGTGCGCGGCGACACCGTGCATTTCGATATCATCGACCAGGCCGGCAACATGGTCTCGGCGACGCCGTCCGGGGGCTGGCTGCAATCCTCGCCGGTCATTCCCGAGCTCGGCTTCTGTCTCGGCAGCCGCGCGCAGATGTTCTGGCTGGAGGAAGATCACCCGGCCGCGCTCGCGCCGGGCAAGCGCCCGCGCACCACGCTCTCGCCCACCATGGCGCTGCGCGACGGCGAACCCTACATGGCCTGGGGATCGCCCGGCGGCGATCAGCAGGACCAATGGACCACGCAATTCTTCCTGCGACATGTCCACGCCAAACTGAACCTGCAGGAAGCGATCGACGCGCCGGCCTGGCATTCCGAACATTTCCCGATCTCGTTCTGGCCGCGCACCGCGCGCCCCGGCGTGCTCGTCCTCGAAAGCCGCGTGCCGAAGGCGACTGTCGATACGCTGAAGGGCCGCGGCCATGTCGTCGAGATCGGTCCCGAATGGTCGGAAGGCCGCCTCACCGCAGCCTCCAGGGTCGGCCGCCGCCGCCGCGCCGCCGCCAATCCCCGGGGCATGCAGGGCTACGCCGCTGGACGATAA
- a CDS encoding ABC transporter ATP-binding protein — MTAGPLIEIEKLRVVFHGDDGRTTHAVDSVDLSVANGATLGLVGESGCGKSVTSLAIMGLLSKRSAEVSGSIRFDGFDLLDVPDDTLRDLRGNRLAMIFQEPMTSLNPSFTIGDQIIETILRHRGGSRRQARDRAIELLRRVHIPSPDKRIDEYPHKLSGGMRQRVMIAMALACDPRLLIADEPTTALDVTLQAQILDLMRELKAASGAAIILITHDLGVVAEVCDEVAVMYAGEIVERAPVDELFANPQHPYTIGLLGSIPRLDRRASHLATIEGMVPNMANLPPGCRFAARCPFVVEPCTAAPPPLAIVSPGHASRCIRAPLERLVS, encoded by the coding sequence ATGACCGCGGGCCCGCTGATCGAGATCGAGAAACTACGCGTCGTCTTCCATGGCGACGATGGCCGCACCACCCACGCAGTGGATAGTGTCGACCTCAGCGTCGCCAACGGCGCGACGCTCGGCCTCGTCGGCGAATCCGGCTGTGGCAAGAGCGTAACCTCGCTCGCGATCATGGGGCTGCTGTCAAAACGCTCCGCCGAAGTCTCGGGTTCGATCCGCTTCGACGGTTTTGATCTGCTCGACGTTCCCGACGACACGCTGCGCGATCTGCGCGGCAACCGGCTCGCGATGATTTTTCAGGAGCCGATGACCTCGCTCAACCCGAGTTTTACCATCGGCGACCAGATCATCGAGACGATTTTGCGCCATCGCGGCGGGTCGCGGCGGCAGGCGCGCGACCGCGCCATCGAGCTGTTGCGGCGCGTGCACATCCCCTCGCCCGACAAGCGCATTGACGAATATCCGCACAAGCTCTCCGGCGGCATGCGCCAGCGCGTAATGATCGCGATGGCGCTAGCCTGCGACCCCCGCCTTCTGATCGCGGACGAGCCGACCACCGCGCTCGACGTCACGCTGCAGGCGCAAATCCTCGACCTGATGCGTGAGCTGAAGGCCGCCAGCGGCGCCGCGATCATCCTGATCACCCACGATCTCGGCGTGGTCGCCGAAGTCTGCGATGAGGTGGCGGTGATGTATGCCGGCGAGATCGTCGAGCGTGCGCCCGTCGACGAGCTTTTTGCCAACCCGCAGCATCCCTACACGATCGGCCTGCTCGGCTCGATCCCGCGGCTCGACCGCCGCGCCTCGCATCTGGCAACCATAGAGGGCATGGTACCGAACATGGCGAATCTGCCGCCCGGCTGCCGCTTCGCCGCGCGCTGTCCGTTTGTCGTCGAGCCCTGCACCGCCGCGCCGCCGCCGCTGGCAATCGTGAGTCCCGGCCACGCCTCGCGCTGCATCCGTGCGCCGCTGGAGCGGCTGGTGTCATGA
- a CDS encoding ABC transporter substrate-binding protein, which translates to MKIFRLAVTAAALLLSFGPTVQAQTTLRIGLAEDPDILDPTMARTYVGRIVFASFCDKLFDIDDKLNIVPQLALSHETSADGKEVTIKLRPGVKFHDGEAFDAEAAKFSLERHLTFPGSFRKPELAAVDRIDVVDPLTIKLALKAPYSPLVAQLTDRAGMMVSPKAAKEAGDKFGLRPVCAGPYKFVERVQQDRMVFEKFADYWNKDNIHIDRIVYLPLVDATVRLANLKSGGLDLIERLLATDIKEVKSDSKLRLSTAIELGYQGVTLNVGKDKAKGPLSQSAKVRQALDLSLDREAISEVVSNGEFKPGNQWINPDHPYYQKAFPVPKRDVAKAKALLKEAGVTTPVSVDFMVSKGAETEAAAQVIQSMAAETGFDMKLRVTEFATSLKQAEAGEYQAYLLAWSGRIDPDGNSYIFQKTDAPQNYSAWSNKDADKALDEGRLVTDQAQRKAIYEKLAKIVLDEKPLLYIYHRRILIAHTTKLEGYKQIPDGLVRVVGLKLK; encoded by the coding sequence ATGAAAATCTTTCGTTTGGCAGTCACTGCGGCGGCGCTGCTGCTGTCGTTCGGCCCGACCGTTCAGGCCCAGACCACGCTGCGGATCGGGCTCGCCGAGGATCCCGATATCCTCGATCCGACCATGGCCCGCACCTACGTCGGCCGGATCGTGTTCGCATCATTCTGCGACAAGCTGTTCGACATCGACGACAAGCTCAATATCGTGCCGCAGCTCGCGCTGAGCCACGAGACATCGGCCGACGGCAAGGAAGTCACCATCAAGCTCCGGCCCGGCGTCAAGTTTCACGACGGCGAGGCCTTCGATGCCGAGGCCGCCAAATTTTCACTGGAACGTCATCTGACGTTTCCGGGCTCGTTCCGAAAGCCGGAGCTGGCGGCGGTCGATCGGATCGACGTCGTCGATCCCCTCACCATCAAGCTGGCATTGAAGGCGCCCTACTCGCCGCTGGTCGCGCAGCTCACCGATCGCGCCGGGATGATGGTGTCGCCCAAGGCAGCCAAAGAGGCCGGCGACAAGTTCGGCCTGCGCCCGGTTTGCGCCGGCCCCTACAAATTCGTCGAGCGCGTGCAGCAGGATCGCATGGTGTTCGAGAAGTTCGCCGACTACTGGAACAAGGACAATATCCATATCGACCGCATCGTCTATCTGCCTTTGGTGGACGCGACGGTCCGTCTTGCCAATTTGAAATCCGGCGGCCTTGATCTGATCGAGCGCCTGCTCGCGACCGACATCAAGGAAGTCAAGAGCGATTCGAAACTCAGGCTCTCAACCGCAATCGAGCTCGGCTATCAGGGCGTGACGCTGAACGTCGGCAAGGACAAGGCCAAGGGACCGCTCAGCCAGTCCGCCAAGGTGCGCCAGGCGCTCGACCTCTCGCTCGACCGCGAGGCGATCAGCGAGGTGGTGTCCAACGGCGAATTCAAGCCCGGAAACCAGTGGATCAATCCGGATCATCCCTATTACCAAAAGGCCTTCCCGGTACCGAAGCGCGACGTCGCCAAGGCCAAGGCGCTGTTGAAGGAAGCAGGCGTCACGACGCCGGTCAGCGTCGACTTCATGGTGTCGAAGGGCGCGGAAACCGAGGCTGCCGCGCAGGTAATCCAATCGATGGCCGCGGAGACCGGTTTCGACATGAAGCTCAGGGTCACCGAGTTCGCGACCTCGCTGAAGCAGGCCGAGGCCGGAGAATACCAGGCCTACCTGTTGGCCTGGAGCGGCCGGATCGATCCGGACGGCAATTCCTATATCTTCCAGAAGACCGACGCGCCGCAGAACTACAGCGCCTGGTCCAACAAGGACGCCGACAAGGCGCTCGACGAAGGCCGCCTGGTCACCGATCAGGCGCAGCGCAAGGCGATCTACGAGAAGCTGGCAAAGATCGTTCTCGACGAGAAGCCGCTGCTCTACATCTATCACCGTCGCATCCTGATCGCGCATACGACGAAGCTCGAAGGCTACAAGCAGATCCCGGACGGGCTTGTGCGCGTGGTCGGGTTGAAGCTGAAGTGA
- a CDS encoding ABC transporter ATP-binding protein, producing MTVPVLSVRNLEVEFLTRRSTLRAINGVSFDIAKGEVLGVVGESGAGKSVTGLAVIGLIDPPGRIAAGEIYLSGTRIDHLPPEEIRRIRGKRIGMIFQDPLTSLNPLYRIGDQIVETIRTHMDLSETAARKRAIDLLAEVGIPAPEKRIDAYPHEFSGGMRQRVVIALAICAEPELIIADEPTTALDVSVQAQIISLIKRLGRDHGTAVMLVTHDMGVIAETSDRVAVMYSGRIAEIGPVQDVVQDPLHPYAKGLMGAIPTLAGEEKRLVQIPGSMPRLSAIPPGCSFNPRCAFAFDRCRVERPEPLKQGSHAVACHLYDTAPNETAKETAA from the coding sequence ATGACCGTTCCTGTCCTTTCCGTGCGCAACCTTGAGGTGGAATTCCTCACCCGCCGCAGCACGCTGCGCGCGATCAACGGCGTGTCCTTCGACATCGCCAAGGGCGAGGTGCTCGGCGTGGTCGGCGAGTCCGGCGCCGGCAAGTCGGTCACCGGCCTTGCCGTAATCGGACTGATCGATCCGCCCGGCCGCATCGCAGCCGGCGAGATCTACCTGTCGGGAACGCGGATCGACCATTTGCCGCCGGAAGAAATCCGCCGCATCCGGGGCAAGCGGATCGGGATGATCTTTCAGGATCCGCTGACCAGCCTCAATCCGCTGTACCGGATCGGCGACCAGATCGTGGAAACTATCAGGACCCACATGGACCTGTCGGAGACCGCGGCGCGCAAGCGCGCGATCGATCTGCTGGCCGAGGTCGGAATTCCCGCGCCGGAAAAACGCATCGACGCCTATCCGCATGAATTTTCCGGCGGCATGCGCCAGCGCGTCGTGATCGCGCTGGCGATCTGCGCCGAGCCGGAATTGATCATTGCCGACGAGCCGACGACTGCGCTCGACGTCTCCGTGCAGGCGCAGATCATCTCGCTGATCAAACGGCTGGGACGCGACCACGGCACGGCCGTGATGCTGGTGACCCACGACATGGGCGTGATCGCCGAGACCTCCGACCGCGTCGCGGTGATGTATTCGGGCCGGATCGCCGAAATCGGCCCGGTGCAGGACGTCGTGCAGGATCCGCTGCACCCCTACGCCAAGGGATTGATGGGTGCGATCCCGACGCTTGCGGGCGAAGAGAAGCGGCTGGTGCAAATTCCGGGCTCGATGCCGCGGCTGTCGGCCATACCGCCGGGCTGCTCGTTCAATCCGCGCTGCGCCTTTGCGTTCGATCGCTGCCGCGTCGAGCGGCCGGAGCCGCTCAAGCAGGGGTCGCATGCCGTGGCTTGCCATCTCTACGATACGGCGCCCAACGAAACCGCGAAGGAGACCGCGGCATGA
- a CDS encoding ABC transporter ATP-binding protein — MTASYVDVRNLRRVFDVSKPWLNRVLEGGHLEFLKAVDGVTFDIRKGETFALVGESGSGKTTVARMVVGLLPPSSGEVVIDGVSMTNPRQAQARQRLRRRIQMIFQDPYASLNPRFRVDAIVSEPIRAFDLIQGERDIRSRVGELLSVVGLHPDDGLKYPHEFSGGQRQRIAIARALASDAEFIVCDEPTSALDVSVQAQILNLMRDLQDKFGLTYLLISHNLAVVRHMATRIGVMYLGRIVEIAEGRELFANPRMPYTKMLLGAVPDLAMSGRQRIPVKGEIPNPIDPPPGCAFNPRCPLAFDLCRKEAPALIDGVACHAVNHPVETAAVV, encoded by the coding sequence ATGACGGCCTCCTACGTCGATGTGAGAAATCTGCGCCGCGTGTTCGACGTCTCGAAACCGTGGCTCAACCGCGTTCTGGAAGGCGGCCATCTGGAATTTCTGAAGGCGGTCGACGGCGTGACGTTCGATATCCGGAAGGGCGAAACATTCGCCCTCGTCGGCGAGTCCGGCTCGGGCAAGACCACCGTGGCGCGGATGGTGGTGGGATTGCTGCCGCCGAGCTCGGGCGAAGTTGTCATCGACGGCGTGTCGATGACGAATCCGAGGCAGGCCCAGGCGCGACAGCGGTTGCGCCGCCGTATCCAGATGATTTTTCAGGATCCCTATGCGAGCCTCAATCCGCGCTTCCGGGTCGACGCCATCGTCTCCGAGCCGATCCGCGCCTTCGACCTGATCCAGGGCGAGCGCGACATTCGCTCGCGCGTCGGCGAATTATTGAGTGTCGTCGGCCTGCATCCGGACGACGGGCTGAAATATCCGCATGAATTCTCCGGCGGCCAGCGCCAGCGCATCGCGATTGCGCGCGCGCTGGCCTCGGATGCCGAATTCATTGTTTGCGACGAGCCGACCTCGGCGCTCGACGTCTCCGTGCAGGCGCAGATCCTCAATCTGATGCGAGACCTGCAGGACAAATTCGGCCTGACCTATCTCCTCATCAGCCATAACCTTGCCGTGGTCCGGCACATGGCGACCCGGATCGGCGTGATGTATCTCGGCCGTATCGTCGAGATTGCCGAAGGCCGCGAATTGTTCGCCAATCCGCGGATGCCCTACACCAAGATGCTGCTGGGCGCCGTTCCTGATCTGGCGATGTCCGGCCGCCAGCGGATTCCGGTCAAGGGCGAGATTCCCAATCCGATCGACCCGCCGCCGGGATGCGCCTTCAACCCGCGCTGCCCGCTGGCGTTCGATCTCTGCCGGAAGGAAGCGCCCGCCCTGATCGACGGCGTCGCCTGCCACGCCGTCAACCATCCGGTTGAGACTGCCGCCGTGGTATGA
- a CDS encoding ABC transporter ATP-binding protein has product MTVLLEVEDLVKHFVAARSVFGRPTAHVKAVDGVSFTVEAGKTLALVGESGCGKSTVSRLVLRLIEPDAGTIRFEGRDLGALNANQLRAFRRDAQIIFQDPYASLNPRMTVSQILSEPLALHDLVPAARRRERVEELLRLVGLEPRFARRYPHEFSGGQRQRIAIARALAVEPKLIICDEPVSALDVSIRSQILNLLRDLQDRLGLAYIFVSHDLAVVKHIADRVAVMNLGGIVETAKADALFAAPRHPYSRALLSAIPVPKPQAKRSRIVLEGEMPSALNPPSGCRFHTRCPYVIQRCRTEVPALLADATGHATACHRIAELPASESIVPADGDFSPVLEKLVAAFSGGTEGAGRAGVDMSGTQPIA; this is encoded by the coding sequence ATGACGGTCCTGCTCGAAGTCGAAGACCTGGTAAAACATTTCGTTGCCGCGCGCTCGGTGTTCGGCCGGCCCACGGCCCATGTGAAGGCGGTCGACGGCGTCAGCTTCACCGTCGAAGCCGGCAAGACGCTGGCGCTGGTCGGCGAATCCGGCTGTGGCAAGTCTACCGTAAGCCGGCTGGTGCTGCGGCTGATCGAGCCGGATGCGGGCACTATTCGCTTTGAAGGCCGCGACCTCGGCGCCCTCAACGCCAACCAGTTGCGCGCCTTCCGCCGCGATGCGCAGATCATCTTTCAGGACCCCTACGCCTCCTTGAATCCGCGCATGACGGTGAGCCAGATCCTGAGCGAGCCGCTGGCGTTGCACGATCTGGTGCCGGCCGCGCGGCGGCGCGAGCGGGTGGAAGAGCTGTTGCGGCTGGTCGGGCTGGAGCCGCGCTTCGCCCGCCGCTATCCGCACGAATTTTCCGGCGGCCAGCGCCAGCGCATTGCGATCGCGCGGGCGCTCGCCGTGGAGCCAAAACTGATCATCTGCGACGAGCCGGTATCGGCGCTGGACGTCTCGATCCGTTCGCAGATCCTCAATCTCTTGCGCGACCTGCAGGACCGGCTCGGCCTCGCTTATATCTTCGTCTCCCACGATCTGGCCGTCGTGAAGCACATCGCCGACCGCGTCGCCGTGATGAATCTCGGCGGCATCGTCGAGACCGCGAAGGCTGACGCGCTGTTCGCCGCGCCACGGCATCCCTATAGCCGCGCGCTGCTGTCTGCTATCCCCGTACCCAAGCCGCAGGCCAAACGCAGCCGTATCGTGCTGGAGGGCGAGATGCCGAGTGCGCTCAATCCGCCTTCGGGCTGCCGTTTCCATACCCGCTGCCCCTACGTCATCCAGCGCTGCCGCACCGAAGTTCCGGCCCTGCTCGCCGATGCCACAGGCCACGCCACGGCGTGTCACCGTATAGCCGAGCTGCCGGCATCCGAATCCATCGTTCCCGCCGATGGCGATTTTTCGCCGGTGCTGGAAAAATTGGTCGCCGCCTTCAGCGGTGGCACGGAAGGTGCAGGCCGCGCCGGGGTTGATATGTCAGGGACACAGCCAATTGCGTAA